The following are encoded together in the Flavihumibacter fluvii genome:
- a CDS encoding M1 family metallopeptidase, translating into MQLTPNVRAFLLSCFSILIMHMCGAQPLHKPGELTHQDTLRGTINPERSWWDVQRYDISVTPDYATKTIKGNVDLGFKVLAIAGTMQIDLQEPMNLDKAVLNGQSISFHREGNVFHLLITQNLPVNSLQKLSLAFSGKPVEAVRPPWDGGWIWAKDKNGNPWMSVACQGLGASVWYPCKDHQSDEPNQGASLTMTVPSDLVAVGNGRLKNTLPQNNGTTTYYWEVKNPINNYNIIPYIGKYVSWKENFSGEKGSLDCEYWVLQEDLDAAKLQFQQVKPMLQCFEHWFGPYPFYEDGYKLVESPHLGMEHQSAVAYGNKFKNGYLGRDLSGTGWGLKWDFIIIHESGHEWFGNNITSNDIADMWIHEGFTNYSETIYTECQNGLAAANEYLAGIRKGIRNDIPIVGIYGVNKEGSGDMYPKSANMIHYIRQIIGDDEKFRNLLRNLNKDYYHSTTSSAEIEHYISKYTGKDLSKLFDQYLRTTKIPQLQFGFSSGILSYRWRNTVPGFDLPVKVKLDGADTWLQPTTDWKTFKTPAGKLEADKNFYIETRGME; encoded by the coding sequence ATGCAACTTACACCAAACGTCAGAGCTTTCCTGCTTTCCTGCTTTTCCATCCTTATCATGCATATGTGCGGTGCACAACCCTTGCACAAACCCGGTGAGTTGACGCACCAGGATACTTTACGTGGCACTATCAATCCGGAAAGAAGCTGGTGGGATGTTCAGCGCTATGATATTTCGGTAACTCCCGACTATGCCACCAAAACAATAAAAGGCAATGTGGACCTTGGTTTCAAGGTACTGGCAATTGCAGGGACCATGCAAATTGACCTGCAGGAACCGATGAACCTCGATAAGGCTGTTTTAAATGGCCAGTCGATTTCTTTCCATAGGGAAGGCAATGTGTTCCACCTATTGATAACACAGAACCTTCCAGTGAATAGCCTGCAGAAGTTAAGCCTGGCTTTTTCAGGTAAGCCTGTGGAAGCTGTAAGACCCCCCTGGGACGGTGGCTGGATCTGGGCTAAGGATAAAAATGGCAACCCCTGGATGAGCGTAGCCTGCCAGGGCCTGGGTGCCAGCGTATGGTACCCCTGCAAGGACCACCAGAGCGATGAGCCTAACCAGGGTGCCTCCCTCACCATGACCGTTCCTTCCGACCTGGTAGCAGTGGGTAATGGCCGGCTGAAAAATACTCTACCACAAAATAATGGAACGACCACATACTACTGGGAAGTTAAAAACCCCATCAATAATTATAATATCATTCCATACATAGGTAAGTATGTTAGCTGGAAGGAAAACTTTTCCGGTGAAAAAGGTTCACTGGACTGTGAATACTGGGTGCTACAGGAGGACCTCGATGCAGCCAAATTGCAGTTCCAGCAAGTGAAACCGATGCTGCAATGTTTTGAACACTGGTTTGGTCCCTACCCTTTTTATGAAGATGGGTATAAACTGGTGGAATCACCCCACCTGGGTATGGAACACCAAAGTGCGGTTGCTTATGGAAACAAATTCAAAAATGGATACCTGGGCCGCGATTTATCGGGAACCGGTTGGGGATTGAAATGGGATTTTATTATTATCCATGAATCCGGCCATGAATGGTTTGGTAATAATATTACGTCCAACGATATTGCCGATATGTGGATTCATGAAGGCTTTACCAATTATAGTGAAACCATTTATACCGAGTGCCAGAATGGCTTAGCAGCAGCCAATGAATATCTTGCCGGAATTAGAAAAGGTATTCGTAATGATATACCCATTGTTGGTATTTATGGTGTGAACAAAGAAGGTAGTGGTGATATGTATCCAAAATCAGCCAACATGATCCATTATATCAGGCAGATCATTGGTGATGATGAAAAATTCAGGAACCTGCTCAGGAATTTAAACAAAGATTATTACCACAGTACCACCAGTTCAGCAGAAATTGAACACTATATCAGTAAATATACCGGGAAAGATTTATCCAAACTATTTGACCAATATTTACGCACCACTAAAATTCCGCAACTTCAATTTGGATTTTCAAGTGGCATACTTTCCTACCGCTGGCGAAATACAGTTCCGGGATTCGACTTGCCTGTTAAGGTAAAACTGGATGGAGCAGACACCTGGCTTCAACCCACAACAGATTGGAAAACCTTTAAAACTCCTGCAGGCAAACTGGAAGCTGATAAGAATTTTTACATTGAGACCAGGGGCATGGAATAA
- a CDS encoding C40 family peptidase, with translation MQKILYITPLFLFVLACGPSKNSHSGGSPTVKRTSPSDPRFIESISMTPGEEGPGANNSANTGRLIGPGHSSVSGAGMNIENGTDLQFKYAIMLDENVESMNNLALLQFIDEWFGTRYKYGGSTKSGIDCSAFTCTLQNSVYGKTLPRTSREQFDQSQKIPSESLQPGDLVFFNTRGGVSHVGIYVSNNKFVHASTSYGVTISDLNDEYYKRRFVGAGRL, from the coding sequence TTGCAAAAAATATTATATATAACGCCGCTTTTTCTGTTTGTGCTGGCCTGTGGGCCTTCAAAAAACAGCCATTCCGGGGGTTCGCCTACGGTAAAACGAACAAGTCCCTCTGATCCCCGATTTATTGAATCCATCAGTATGACACCGGGCGAAGAAGGTCCAGGGGCTAATAACAGCGCTAATACAGGCAGGTTAATTGGTCCGGGACATAGTTCCGTTTCCGGGGCAGGGATGAATATTGAAAATGGTACGGACCTGCAGTTCAAATACGCAATAATGTTGGATGAAAATGTTGAAAGCATGAATAACCTGGCCTTATTGCAGTTTATTGACGAATGGTTTGGCACTCGATACAAATATGGCGGATCTACAAAAAGCGGCATTGATTGTTCCGCATTTACCTGCACCCTCCAAAATTCCGTGTATGGAAAAACCTTACCAAGAACTTCCAGGGAGCAGTTCGATCAAAGCCAGAAAATACCCTCAGAAAGCCTTCAACCGGGGGATCTGGTATTTTTCAATACCAGGGGAGGGGTATCTCATGTAGGAATTTATGTTTCCAATAATAAATTTGTACATGCATCAACTTCATATGGCGTTACCATCAGCGACCTGAATGATGAGTATTACAAGCGCCGTTTTGTAGGGGCTGGCAGGCTCTGA